Below is a genomic region from Carassius carassius chromosome 50, fCarCar2.1, whole genome shotgun sequence.
AATTTCTGTTATTCAACTGTGTAACATTTTGTCTGTTTTAAGAAGCATCAAATGCACAAAATTATatctctaattattattattattcatcatttttaataattcttGTTTCGtaccatttttatatttaataatgagAAAATTCATACATATGCAATcatgcaagtgtttttttttttaaattactatcTATGTTTTAAGAACCAGGTTTCCCACAGTATTCAAAAACCtggataaatattttaaaagcgtGATCTAGATCTAGAAAGGTCATGTAAGGTCAGTTCTAGTTAACTTAGCGATGCTCGAGTCGCTGCGGTTCAGCTACATGATGACAAAATGTGCCTTTAAAACCTTGCGAATGGAAATATCGTGCAGTTTCATATTTGTTCTGACTTCTGTGTATAAAAATGCTAGACGCAtcgggccagtggcgcaatggataacgcgtctgactacggatcagaagattctaggttcgactcctggctggctcgatTCTTTTGAACTCCGATTCGCTAGTTCATTTGGTTCACGTTAAAAATGATACTCCGACAAACACTTTAGGGAACATATGCAGGGCACACCCtatttatacagtctatgggcacACCTCACCTATAGGGTGCATGTGAAAGGTCAAGTTAATATGTGTTACTGCAGGGAGTTCACAAAAACAAGCGTTAGAACTTAACGGAATGACTCCTTTACGTTTATATACGTTTCGCCATAATTTTGTTTATCCACAGCACAATGAAAAACGTCCCAGCTTTTGGAtaaacaaatatgatttaaacCAACACTAAACGTAAAAGGTAGAGCAAAGTGGCTAAAAAGGTTTTATAATGAAaggaaatgttttataattttctgAATTGAATCTATTGCTAGAAGACGCCGCGAGAGGGCAGTAGACTTGCACTCAAAATCTACAACAAATACAATAATTTGAAAAAGTTAGTTTCGCAAATAATTTTACGGcgtttttttcctttaaaaacgCATTCCAACAATAAATCAGTTCAGACGAGTTCAAAAGTCTAATTTGACATGTTATTGAAATAACGTGAATAGTAACATGCCCGTTTGTGACTATCCATGCCTGAGTCTATCAGCGCCGTAAAATAAAGATCCGAATCGGAGTTTAAAAGAatcgagccagccaggagtcgaacctagaatcttctgatccgtagtcagacgcgttatccattgcgccactggcccgaTTGTACAGCTACGTCTTAAAAGGGGTCAAGAATAACCTGCACATGAACAAAACCAATATTTCTACTTGACATAAATTACATTCGTTGATATTTACACGTCGTAAAACAGTGTATTAAAGCTCATATACCAGAATCAAATGTCGTTTGGAATAATTTAAATCAATTTTACATAAGTATATGCATAATGTcggaaatattttatatttaacatatcaTTCCTGAATTAATATGAATTGTGGACCAGTAACGACtggataaaacacattttaagattGATTAAGATCCAAATGATTCAGTACCGAGTGTGAACTTCTGCACGTGTTCAGAGAAGCACATGGACTGAATAGTTCTGCTTAAGTCATGGCAGCATCAGTGCACGAGACCGTCCTCATCGGAGTATGTGATGGAGTTATTGACAAGAAGAAATACACATCTTATTGCACAAACAAAATTGGAGATAAACCGGTAAAGGAAACACAATTTGTCCATATGCTCAGGGTTTGTGTCATGCTAACTGAAGTTAGCTTAGATCTCTGCTTGACAGCTGACGTTACTTGATTATCTTAGTTGATTCCTAATGTAGACAGACAATATTTTTGACAAGTACGCGAAATTTAATCAGATTTCTGTGCTTGCgttagtgaatatatatatataaaaaaatagtttttaagtaATTAAGGCTATCGTTAGCCAGATGGCTAACTAGGGAGCTAACCATACTAACTCGGAAATGTAAGAGTCATGACAAacgactttttattttatttttaacgatttattttatttataactttattaatctataatacatttataactaTATGTGTTTTGAGGTTAGTatcgcaaaaaaaataaaaaataaaccagtGCTTTCTAATTATGCGAATATAATtggcaaaaatatttttaaagtataatataaagtaaaaatattcaaaagtatTTTTAGATTTGGAACATATAACAAGATGTGTGTTTCTAAGTATATTGCAATTATCACAATAGGTATGCATGATATCTAAAATAAGTATGAATCAAATAAAAAGTCTATTGTTATTATacactgtattcatttttattttgtgttgtgaAACGTTCTAGCACTTGTGTATGAGAAAggcacattacatttttttttatttttaatattaggaaaaattatatatttgtatggTTGCTTCCAAGGGGTGATGTTTaatttgtgtgattaattttacataaatgtatatttctatCATGACAGGACCTGCTTCCAGTAATCACTCTGCAGCATCCCACATGCAGTCTGTGTCAGAGAGGCCTGTCCCACGTGGTGCAGGTCTACTGTCCTCTCGCTGCGTCTCCTTACCACAGAACCATCAGTGTGTTTGCTTGCACCTATCCACACTGCAGCGGCAAATCAGAGAGGTGACAGCTTCTCATTTTATATTATggcattatttacatttaaaatgtgccCTGTTTCCAGAACTGTtccttaaaacatttattttttggacCATTTGGCCATGTATATGTACCTAGTTGGATAGTCCTGCGCTCTCAATGCTTGGAGGATGACATCAAAGCAAGCCAAGACGACAAAACCACGCCATGTACAGAATCTGCAATGTCCAGGACAGACTGGTGTGATGAAGCTGATGACTGGGGGATGGACGATGAAGAGCAAGTGGCTGAAAACGGCGTACAAATAACAAATGACTGTATCGGTGAAGGAAATGATGTCAGCAGCAGGCTTCAGGACCTGTGCATTGATGGAGATCATCATCAAAGTGCCCTCCCACCCAACGATGTGCCTGTTTTCCAGCCGTTCTACATAAGTGTAATGGAAGAAACAGACTTGAATGGATTTCATGACACGGATCATGAGAACGAACTGCTTAGAGCGTATgaggagagggagggagtgaCAGTCGAGGAGATTCAGAGGTGAGGATGGATTCTACAACAGAAACTACAGTGATGTGTAAACTGTCTATTAATCACCTCAGTTTCTATATTTTTTCAGTTGTGGAAGTGGGGGCGCCACTCAGGAGGAATACGAGAAGGCCACGGCCAAGCATGGAGATGAAGTGTTCACCAGTTTCATGAAGAAAATCTCTCTTTGTCCTGAACAAGTGTTACGGTGATTGAATATGTTTACACTGCTGTTCGGCAAAATGCTCCAGACTGCAACTGAAATGGTCAAAAGAATTACAGATTTGCTAGAATTATGCAAAATGTTCAGTTGGGAAAACTTTGTGTTGATGTGTGTTTCATCAGAATTCATCTTGTTAGCATGTGTGCTAGTGCAGGGTTATCATCgctaactaaaaccattaaaaattatcacagcattaactgaaataaaatattgcagctagttgctaaaaaaaataataataaattgtgcgcacgatttacttattcgttccctcaatgtactaaaacgtgcacacgattactattgcgttcactcgatttgctaaatcgtgcgcacaatttataaatcgagtgaatgaaatagtaaatcgagggaacagaatagtaatcgtgtgcacgttttagtacattgagggaacgaataagtaaatcatgcacacgatttagcctaatattatttcctgcatgtcatgtgcggggctccgtacaaaCTAGTTAGAAATGACAAAATCACACAATAAAAAAttgcaaatgaaaacaatatttcaaaatctaatttaaaatagtaacacaaatatatgtattattaaatatatatgaatttaaaatattcatagaaaataattgaataatttaaaataataaatatatatgaatttaaaataatgtgcatCACTGATGCCGGTTTCTACATAGATAGCTTGTTATTTGAATAAGACCACCTCCGAGCCATATATGGCTACATACCCGTGAGAGGGGCGGGGTCATCCGAgcatcattatcatttaaagagacatgcacccaTACGGctcgctgtgaacagagctgtttttgacaaggtaaaaaggtGTTGTTTTACTCGACCACTGAGGAATTTTAACCATGCTACAGACATTTCACGTGGACTCTtaagaatcataccaacttgtggaaaatgggcatccgatgtcaTCTTTATTTAGCCACTGAAACAGTTCACAGACTGAATCGTCAGTCATTTATTGGTTAAGTTCGAACCTTAATGAACCAGTAACCATAACTGTATGTTAAGTTCTTAAGATTAAAAACGTAAAAAGGAGAGCGGAATAAAAAATTATGCAAAGTTTATAGATGCAACTGTCAAACACGAGGCACAAGGGGGTGATTTCAAATGAATTTGTATGATGTAACATGATTTTTAGAAAAAAGCAGGAAGGTCCATCCCGAAACATAACCGTCATAAACTTTTTGTTGTATTATGGacccaattattttattatttactcatgTGTTTCCTCTCACCTGATAGATATAGTTGGGCGGGATCACCTCTGTTTATATCAGAGGCTGTCTCTGATGTTAGTCAGACGGTGCCGGTCTGTGCTCACTGCGGCAGCCCGAGAGTTTTTGAATTTCAGCTCATGCCAGCATTGGTCAGTTTGCTCAGGAGTGTAGACACAGATTCAGGTAAGTACAGATGTTctacaatacatttaaaaccaacatttttatacatatttattgtCCTTTTACTGATTTATTTTGGTAAGCAGCTGTAAAATATAGTGCAAtgcacaattattaataatatctcAAAATAACCCTCTGATCCTGCATCCTTTCAGGATATATTTTGTGATAACGAATGGCTGACTGTACAtcttgttatatttttttaatgtttatattctaagattgatttgtttttgttttctcagaCGTTTCGCTGGAGTTCGGAACAGTTCTTGTGTACACTTGTAGAAACAGCTGTTGGAAATCTGGATCAGCGGCTCCAGTGGAAGAATTTGTTGTCGTTCAGCCAGACCCAGACCAAAAGCTC
It encodes:
- the pdcd2l gene encoding programmed cell death protein 2-like; translation: MAASVHETVLIGVCDGVIDKKKYTSYCTNKIGDKPDLLPVITLQHPTCSLCQRGLSHVVQVYCPLAASPYHRTISVFACTYPHCSGKSESWIVLRSQCLEDDIKASQDDKTTPCTESAMSRTDWCDEADDWGMDDEEQVAENGVQITNDCIGEGNDVSSRLQDLCIDGDHHQSALPPNDVPVFQPFYISVMEETDLNGFHDTDHENELLRAYEEREGVTVEEIQSCGSGGATQEEYEKATAKHGDEVFTSFMKKISLCPEQVLRYSWAGSPLFISEAVSDVSQTVPVCAHCGSPRVFEFQLMPALVSLLRSVDTDSDVSLEFGTVLVYTCRNSCWKSGSAAPVEEFVVVQPDPDQKLFK